TCAGCTCGATGATATCTCCAGTTTTAGACCCGATGTTTCCGTGATCCTCAATATTACAGCCGATCACCTCGACCGATATAACAACGATATATATACCTACGCGGAAGCTAAGTTCCGCATAGCTGAGCATCAGACCGAGGACGACTTCTTCCTCTACAATGCCGACGACCCCATCATCGCTAATTTGATGAATCGCCGGCGCATAAAAGCCCAAAAGAAGGGCTTCAGTTTGCATCCGCCCGCTGAGGGCGATATCGAGGCCTTCCTCGACCACGAAAAGTTTGTGATTAACCTTAATACTGACCCCTTAACTATGTCCATTCACGACCTCGCCCTTTCGGGCAAACACAACGCCTATAACTCGCTCGCTGCCGGAATGGCCGCGAAGCTGCTGGGCGTTCGGAAAGAGATTATCCGCGAGAGCCTCAGCGATTTTCAGGAAGTGGAGCATCGCTTGGAGCCTGTGTTGCAGGTGCACGGTGTTACCTACATCAACGATTCTAAAGCCACGAATGTCAATAGTACCTGGTACGCTCTGGAAAGCATGAGCACGCCAGTGGTTTGGATCGTCGGTGGAGTCGATAAAGGAAACGATTACGAGCAATTGAAATCGCTGGTGTCGGAAAAGGTGAGTGCCATCGTTTGCCTCGGAGCTGATAATGCCAAGATCAAGGCAGCATTTGGCGATTTGGTTGAACATCTCGTTGAAGCCGGATCTATGGAGGAGGCGGTAAAGGCCGCGTATAACGTTGCGCAGAAAGGGCATTCGGTATTGCTTTCGCCTGCTTGCGC
This sequence is a window from Flavobacteriales bacterium. Protein-coding genes within it:
- the murD gene encoding UDP-N-acetylmuramoyl-L-alanine--D-glutamate ligase, with product MKKLIVLGAGESGVGGALLGRKHGFDVFVSDFGSVSDKYRRILTEASIAFEENTHTFSRILDADLVVKSPGIAKTVPVVKAILEEGIELVSEIEFAARYTQAKIIGITGTNGKTTTTLLAYHILKNAGLHVGLAGNVGQSFAAQVANNDFDHYVLEISSFQLDDISSFRPDVSVILNITADHLDRYNNDIYTYAEAKFRIAEHQTEDDFFLYNADDPIIANLMNRRRIKAQKKGFSLHPPAEGDIEAFLDHEKFVINLNTDPLTMSIHDLALSGKHNAYNSLAAGMAAKLLGVRKEIIRESLSDFQEVEHRLEPVLQVHGVTYINDSKATNVNSTWYALESMSTPVVWIVGGVDKGNDYEQLKSLVSEKVSAIVCLGADNAKIKAAFGDLVEHLVEAGSMEEAVKAAYNVAQKGHSVLLSPACASFDLFENYEDRGRQFKEEVRQL